The following coding sequences lie in one Arachis hypogaea cultivar Tifrunner chromosome 4, arahy.Tifrunner.gnm2.J5K5, whole genome shotgun sequence genomic window:
- the LOC140184206 gene encoding replication protein A 70 kDa DNA-binding subunit D-like: MEDVDDSSGGSTLCPPTGRIEENSSVILVGQQVTSYVLFPSFAANFLVQLSSSLPKAYIVFPPKTPNSAVLEGDRIHGTICKPGLDLFRERVKEHAVYRMRNFIVKINNGKVRTTAHKYKLSFYTKTEVEVLPIEKFAFNPFKFCPFAELESNAPMDGNLLFDYIGEVVAKEEAMGMITRTKLYYAFRSRKHKIKCTLFGELVDQVLPHLERDDGEPFIMVVQLFKSNVYLNFVNVQSTYYVSKYYFNLNLLEVIDFKKRLAEEVVPCSQRITPLQSQPQYSVADEINAGIVPICTIEEVLNMTQETSCWIVGNVVSLEVGKDDWSYTSCKTCPKKVLESKDRYWCDHCRRVGFKAMLRYRLQIIMTDGSGCMKLLLWNKEVEKTVGKAVEKIKELSKWEKGESYPKSLDTIVDKRFLFKLNITYKNINAVEGVYNILKISDDEYLMSIFGSANSSFNASVSMLLALNMYLISLQLKQVIIAMDMR; this comes from the exons ATGGAAGATGTAGATGATAGCTCAGGTGGTTCTACTCTGTGTCCGCCAACCGGCCGGATAGAGGAGAATTCTAGTGTCATTCTAGTGGGTCAACAGGTTACTTCCTACGTGTTGTTCCCGTCATTTGCAGCAAATTTTCTCGTTCAG TTAAGCAGTTCACTTCCCAAAGCTTACATAGTGTTCCCTCCAAAAACACCCAATTCTGCAGTTTTGGAG GGTGATAGAATTCATGGAACAATATGTAAGCCTGGCTTGGATTTATTCAGGGAGAGGGTAAAAGAGCATGCCGTGTATAGGATGCGGAATTTTATTGTCAAAATTAACAATGGGAAGGTAAGGACAACTGCTCATAAGTACAAGCTTAGCTTCTATACAAAGacagaggtggaagtccttccaATCGAGAAATTCGCTTTTAATCCATTCAAATTTTGCCCCTTTGCTGAACTTGAGTCAAATGCTCCAATGGATGGCAATTTGTTGTTTG ATTACATAGGAGAGGTTGTTGCAAAGGAAGAGGCTATGGGGATGATTACACGCACGA AGTTGTATTATGCCTTTCGTTCTAGGAAGCACAAGATTAAATGTACATTGTTTGGAGAATTGGTGGACCAAGTGCTTCCACACCTCGAGCGAGATGATGGGGAGCCTTTCATAATGGTTGTTCAGCTATTTAAATCGAATGTGTATTTAAACTTTGTGAATGTTCAGAGCACTTACTATGTCTCCAAATATTACTTCAATCTAAACCTTCTCGAAGTTATTGACTTCAAGAAAAG ATTGGCCGAGGAGGTTGTGCCCTGTTCACAACGGATAACTCCTCTTCAATCGCAGCCTCAATACTCTGTGGCAGATGAAATCAATGCAGGCATTGTCCCAATATGCACCATAGAGGAGGTTCTTAATATGACACAG gaaACCTCTTGCTGGATTGTGGGAAACGTTGTGTCTTTAGAGGTCGGTAAAGATGACTGGTCCTATACATCATGCAAGACATGTCCAAAGAAAGTTCTAGAGAGCAAAGATAGGTACTGGTGTGATCATTGTAGGCGTGTAGGCTTCAAGGCTATGCTaag GTATAGGCTACAAATAATCATGACTGATGGAAGCGGATGTATGAAGCTCCTTTTATGGAACAAAGAAGTAGAGAAAACTGTGGGAAAGGCTGTTGAGAAAATTAAGGAGTTATCT AAGTGGGAAAAAGGTGAGTCGTATCCTAAGTCCTTGGATACTATTGTTGACAAAAGGTTCTTATTCAAACTCAATATCACCTATAAGAATATTAATGCTGTTGAAGGGGTATACAACATTTTAAAGATTTCAGATGATGAATACCTCATGTCCATTTTTGGTTCTGCCAATTCTTCTTTCAATGCTTCTGTTTCAATGCTTCT TGCTCTGAACATGTACCTAATATCTCTACAACTAAAACAGGTGATAATAGCAATGGACATGAGGTAG